Below is a genomic region from Streptomyces sp. RPA4-2.
GCGCAGGGCACGGGCCAGCGGCTCCGAGATGGACGCGTCGTCCTCGGCGAGCAGTACACGGGTCATGGGGTGATGGTAGTCCGCCTCGGACAGCACCTGTGGTGTGATCGGCAACCGGGATTCTTACCTACGACCCGCCGGAGAGCCGCCTTCGGCTGTGGGACGCGATCTTGGGTAAGGCCTTCGAATGTCCTTCCGTGATTCCATTATTACCTGTGATCCATCTCTCAAGTCCTTCCATATGCGGCATTGACATGTCGTATGGTGACCAGACGCCTGTAGCACCGCACTGAGACCTTTGGCGCGTTACGTGACGCTGAGGGTCTCTTTTGTGTGCGGGCTGGTGTTTCACCAGCCTCGAAAGGAATGACCTGTGGCCGGGCCCGAGCGCATCGACGCGTGACGGGCGTGGATCCCGGTGGTCGCCGTGCACCGCTTCGCGAACCGGAGCGGACTCCCCGTGGGCGTGGGGTGGACGGGTCGGACCTCGCCGGTGCCGGCCGCCCCCCACCGGGCGCGCCCCGCTCCTGCAGCGCGTCCCGACCAGCAAGGAACGACCATGGCGTCCAGCCTGACGAAGGACTCGGTCACACCGGGCACCCCCGGTTCCGAGAAGACCTTCTTCGGCCACCCCCGCGGACTGGCCACCCTCTTCATGACCGAGATGTGGGAGCGTTTCTCCTACTACGGCATGAAGGCTCTGCTCCCGCTGTACCTGGTGGCACCGGGCGGCCTGCACATGAGCGCGGCCACCGCGACCGCGATCTACTCCGTGTACCTGTCCCTGGTGTACCTCCTCGCCCTGCCGGGCGGCTGGTTCGCCGACCGTGTCCTCGGCCCCCGCAAGACGGTCGCCGTCGCGGGCCTGATCATCATGCTGGGCCACCTCACGCTCGCCCTGCCCACCTCCGGCACCTTCTTCGCGGGCCTCGGCCTCGTGGCCATCGGTTCCGGTCTGCTCAAGGCCAACATCTCGACGATGGTCGGCCACCTCTACAAGGGCCCGGACGACCCGCGCCGCGACGGTGGCTTCACGCTCTTCTACATCGGCATCAACCTGGGCGCCTTCATCGCGCCGCTGGTCATCGGTACCGTCGGCGAGAACGTGAACTGGCACCTGGGCTTCGCGATCGCCGCGCTCGGCATGGCCCTGGGTCTGGCCCAGTACCTGCTCGGCGGCCGTCACCTGAGCCCCCGCTCGCAGGAGGTCCCCACGCCTCTGTCGGCCGAGGAGAAGGCCGCGACGCTGCGCAAGTCCGCGTTCTGGGCGGCCGTCGCCGTCGTCTTCTACGCGATCGTCGGCTTCTCGGGTCACTACACGCTGAACTGGCTGCTGGTCCCGATCACGCTCGCCGGTCTGATCATCCCCGTCCTGGTCATCGGCCGTATCAAGCGGGACAAGGACCTGGACCGCGCCGACCAGTCGAAGATGTCCGCGTACATCTGGTTCTTCGTCGCCGCGGCCGTCTTCTGGATGATCTACGACCAGGGCGGCTCGACCATGTCGATCTTCGCCGAGTCGTCCGCCAAGAACACGATCTTCGGCTGGAACTTCCCGGTCTCCTGGTACCAGTCCGTCAACCCGGTCATGATCATGGCGCTCGCCCCGGTCTTCGCCTGGGCGTGGCTGGCGCTGAACAAGCGCGGCAAGGAGCCGAGCACGGCCACGAAGTTCGCCTCCGGCCTGATCCTGGTCGGTGCGTCGTTCTTCCTCTTCCTGGCCCCGCTGACGATCGCCGAGGGCGGTCACAAGGCGG
It encodes:
- a CDS encoding oligopeptide:H+ symporter, translating into MASSLTKDSVTPGTPGSEKTFFGHPRGLATLFMTEMWERFSYYGMKALLPLYLVAPGGLHMSAATATAIYSVYLSLVYLLALPGGWFADRVLGPRKTVAVAGLIIMLGHLTLALPTSGTFFAGLGLVAIGSGLLKANISTMVGHLYKGPDDPRRDGGFTLFYIGINLGAFIAPLVIGTVGENVNWHLGFAIAALGMALGLAQYLLGGRHLSPRSQEVPTPLSAEEKAATLRKSAFWAAVAVVFYAIVGFSGHYTLNWLLVPITLAGLIIPVLVIGRIKRDKDLDRADQSKMSAYIWFFVAAAVFWMIYDQGGSTMSIFAESSAKNTIFGWNFPVSWYQSVNPVMIMALAPVFAWAWLALNKRGKEPSTATKFASGLILVGASFFLFLAPLTIAEGGHKAAAMWLVAIYFVQTVGELTLSPVGLSVTTKMAPAKYASQMMGVWFLAVTAGDATTGILSIAEVDLNKTGIVALEATLAVIAGVAVWMYRKRVKELMGDVN